A genome region from Crossiella equi includes the following:
- a CDS encoding fumarate hydratase: MTATTTAFDYTDVLPLGPDQTEYRLVTSEGVRVVEAAGRTFLEIDPEVLTLLAREAIKDIQHLLRPSHLAQLRNIVDDPEASGNDRFVAMDLLRNACIAAGGVLPMCQDTGTAIVMGKRTETVLTGGADEQHLSRGVFDAYQELNLRYSQMAPVTFWDEKNTGTNLPAQIEVFTKPGQEPKYEFLFMAKGGGSANKTFLYQETKALLNPARLAKFLDEKLRGLGTAACPPYHLAVVVGGLSAEQNLKVAKLASARYLDELPTSGSPLGHAFRDVDLEQQVLELTRQFGIGAQFGGKYFCHDVRVIRLPRHGASCPVGVAVSCSADRQAKAKITPEGVFLEQLERDPARYLPEVGESELSDEVVQIDLTRPMAEIRETLSKLPVKTRVSLTGPLVVARDIAHAKIKERLDAGEGMPQYLRDHPVYYAGPAKTPEGYASGSFGPTTAGRMDSYVEQFQAAGGSLVMLAKGNRSKQVTQACESHGGFYLGSIGGPAARLAQDCIRKVEVLEYPELGMEAVWKIEVEDFPAFVVVDDKGNDFFAGTSQPTLQVSFRR; the protein is encoded by the coding sequence GTGACTGCCACCACCACGGCCTTCGACTACACCGACGTCCTTCCGCTCGGCCCCGACCAGACCGAGTACCGCCTCGTGACCAGCGAGGGCGTGCGCGTGGTCGAGGCCGCGGGCCGCACGTTCCTGGAGATCGACCCGGAGGTGCTGACCCTGCTCGCCCGTGAGGCGATCAAGGACATCCAGCACCTGCTGCGCCCCTCGCACCTCGCCCAGCTGCGCAACATCGTCGACGACCCCGAGGCCAGCGGCAACGACCGGTTCGTCGCGATGGACCTGCTGCGCAACGCCTGCATCGCCGCGGGCGGCGTGCTCCCCATGTGCCAGGACACCGGCACCGCCATCGTCATGGGCAAGCGCACCGAGACCGTGCTCACCGGCGGCGCCGACGAGCAGCACCTGTCCCGGGGCGTCTTCGACGCCTACCAGGAGCTCAACCTGCGCTACTCGCAGATGGCCCCGGTGACCTTCTGGGACGAGAAGAACACCGGCACCAACCTGCCCGCACAGATCGAGGTCTTCACCAAGCCCGGCCAGGAGCCCAAGTACGAGTTCCTGTTCATGGCCAAGGGCGGCGGCAGCGCGAACAAGACCTTCCTCTACCAGGAGACCAAGGCGCTGCTGAACCCCGCGCGCCTGGCCAAGTTCCTGGACGAGAAGCTGCGCGGCCTGGGCACCGCGGCCTGCCCGCCGTACCACCTCGCGGTGGTCGTGGGCGGCCTGTCCGCCGAGCAGAACCTCAAGGTGGCCAAGCTCGCCTCCGCGCGGTACCTGGACGAGCTGCCCACTTCAGGCTCGCCGCTGGGGCACGCGTTCCGGGACGTCGACCTGGAGCAGCAGGTGCTGGAGCTGACCCGCCAGTTCGGCATCGGCGCCCAGTTCGGCGGCAAGTACTTCTGCCACGACGTGCGCGTGATCCGCCTGCCCCGGCACGGCGCCTCCTGCCCGGTCGGGGTGGCCGTGTCCTGCTCGGCCGACCGCCAGGCCAAGGCCAAGATCACCCCCGAGGGCGTGTTCCTGGAGCAGCTGGAGCGCGACCCGGCCCGGTACCTGCCCGAGGTCGGCGAGTCCGAGCTGTCCGACGAGGTCGTCCAGATCGACCTGACCCGCCCGATGGCCGAGATCCGCGAGACGCTGTCGAAGCTGCCGGTCAAGACCCGGGTCTCGCTGACCGGTCCGCTGGTGGTGGCCCGCGACATCGCGCACGCCAAGATCAAGGAGCGGCTGGACGCGGGCGAGGGCATGCCGCAGTACCTGCGCGACCACCCGGTCTACTACGCGGGCCCGGCCAAGACCCCCGAGGGCTACGCCTCCGGCTCCTTCGGCCCGACCACCGCCGGGCGCATGGACTCCTACGTGGAGCAGTTCCAGGCGGCGGGCGGCTCGCTGGTCATGCTGGCCAAGGGCAACCGCTCCAAGCAGGTCACCCAGGCGTGTGAAAGCCACGGCGGGTTCTACCTGGGCTCCATCGGCGGTCCGGCGGCCCGGCTGGCGCAGGACTGCATCCGCAAGGTCGAGGTGCTGGAGTACCCCGAGCTGGGCATGGAGGCGGTGTGGAAGATCGAGGTCGAGGACTTCCCCGCGTTCGTGGTCGTCGACGACAAGGGCAACGACTTCTTCGCCGGTACGAGCCAGCCGACGCTGCAAGTATCCTTCCGTCGCTGA
- a CDS encoding TRM11 family SAM-dependent methyltransferase, with amino-acid sequence MATYALLILPAFNRVYAESAIRLTRTELAVFGQAALHSEIDQVEERELGGVPYVTFEAGQLDEYDIALLSNLSSVYALFQVEGELLRPLAVRPLDRFSSDLLTIQKYSGKTNEHFTKLLLNVTLLARSQPEEFLGERLAVFDPMCGRGTTLNQALMYGHDAYGMDLDGKDFDAYAQFLKIWLKDHRIKHQHEVTPIRRDKALIGKRLSVKLGQTKEMYKAGDVNLLSVVNADTVRSREFFRAETVDAIVTDAPYGVQHGSRPTARALSRSPLELLRAAVPGWSQVLRPGGAMGISWNTHVADRDALLKVLADNGLEPLDEGPWREFEHRVDSSIIRDLVVARKPG; translated from the coding sequence ATGGCAACGTACGCACTGCTGATCCTGCCCGCGTTCAACCGGGTGTACGCGGAGTCCGCGATCCGGCTGACCCGCACCGAGCTGGCGGTGTTCGGCCAGGCGGCGTTGCACAGCGAGATCGACCAGGTGGAGGAGCGGGAGCTGGGTGGCGTCCCGTACGTCACCTTCGAGGCCGGGCAGCTGGACGAGTACGACATCGCCCTGCTGTCCAACCTCTCCTCGGTCTACGCGCTGTTCCAGGTCGAGGGTGAGCTGCTGCGGCCACTGGCCGTGCGGCCCCTCGACCGGTTCAGCAGCGACCTGCTGACCATCCAGAAGTACTCGGGCAAGACCAACGAGCACTTCACCAAGCTGCTGCTCAACGTCACCCTGCTCGCGCGCAGCCAGCCCGAGGAGTTCCTCGGCGAGCGGCTGGCCGTCTTCGACCCGATGTGCGGGCGGGGCACCACGCTCAACCAGGCCCTGATGTACGGCCACGACGCCTACGGCATGGACCTGGACGGCAAGGACTTCGACGCCTACGCGCAGTTCCTCAAGATCTGGCTCAAGGACCACCGGATCAAGCACCAGCACGAGGTCACCCCGATCCGGCGGGACAAGGCGCTCATCGGCAAGCGGCTGAGCGTGAAACTGGGCCAGACCAAGGAGATGTACAAGGCCGGGGACGTGAACCTGCTGTCGGTGGTCAACGCCGACACCGTGCGCAGCCGCGAGTTCTTCCGCGCCGAGACCGTGGACGCGATCGTCACCGACGCGCCCTACGGCGTGCAGCACGGCTCGCGCCCCACCGCGCGGGCGCTCTCCCGCAGCCCCCTGGAGCTGCTGCGCGCGGCGGTGCCCGGCTGGAGCCAGGTGCTGCGGCCCGGCGGCGCGATGGGCATCTCCTGGAACACGCACGTGGCCGACCGGGACGCGCTGCTGAAGGTGCTGGCGGACAACGGTCTCGAGCCGCTGGACGAGGGCCCGTGGCGCGAGTTCGAGCACCGGGTCGACTCCTCGATCATCCGCGACCTCGTGGTGGCCCGGAAACCCGGCTGA